The DNA sequence CATGCTCGAGGGAGCGCTGACAGCCGGAATAGCCTCGGCTGGCGGTGGAGTTCATTTACTGGGTATCGTTTCAACGCCGGCGGTGGCATACCTGACAAAAAGGCTTAATGCCTCGGCTGGTGTAGTTATTTCCGCATCTCATAACCCCATAGAAGATAATGGTTTAAAAATTTTCAATGGCAGTGGCTATAAACTGCCTGATGCCCTGGAAGATGAAATTGAAAGAATTTATTTCCTGGGAAATGATGAGCTTCCCCGGCCAGTTGGTAATGCACTCGGTCAGGCCTTGAGCGATGGTGAAGCGGTTGAACTTTATCTTAACCATCTAAAAGAAAGCAGTGTACCACTTGAGGAAATCCGTTTGGTAATCGACTGTGCTCACGGTGCTGTCTGCAGAATTGCCGGCGAACTCTTCACATCACTTGGAGCAAAAGTGAAAATGCTCCATGATCAACCGGATGGCAGCAGAATAAATATAAAGTGTGGAGCAACCGATACTGCTGATCTCCGTCAGGCTGTAATTAGCAGCGGTGCTAATCTTGGTCTTGCTTTTGACGGTGATGCTGATCGATTGATTGCTGTTGACGAAAAAGGTCGGGAAGTAGATGGGGATGCAATCATGTCGATTTGTGCCATTGATCTGCTCGCCAGGGGATTACTGAACAACAAGATGCTGGTTACAACCGTTATGAGTAACGGTGGGCTGGAAATTCTCGCAGAAAGATATGGTTTCAATGTAATCCGCACTTCCGTGGGAGATCGTTACGTCCTTGAAAAAATGATTGAGGGCAACTTTAATCTTGGAGGAGAACAGTCGGGTCATATCATTTTCGCTGATTTTGCCACGACAGGAGATGGTCTGCTGACAGCACTACAGCTTTTGAAAGTGGTGCAATCCAGTCAGAAAACGTTATCTGAACTTGCTGCCTGTCTCGAACGTTTGCCCCAGGTCCTGGTCAACCAGAAGGTTGGCACAAAGGACGGCTGGGGGGAGAACAGGAAAATAAGGGAAGCAATAAAGAACGTAGAAGAGAAACTTGGCAAGCATGGACGTGTCCTGGTCCGTCCATCAGGAACAGAACCGAAAATCAGGATTATGCTGGAAGCACCGCTGCCGGAAGATAAACTGAGAGATTTTGCGGAATCGGTCGCTCAAGTTATTGCCCGGGAGCAGTCTTAACAGGCCCCTTTCTGCTGCAGGAAATTTGACAGATTATACAAGAGGCAATATATTAATGGGGGCATAATCTGCCCCCATTCAGGTTACAATAGTTAATGAAATATATATCACAGCGTAAATACTGGGGGTTTTACCATGTGTGGCATTATCGGTTATACAGGGAGTAAATTCGTAAGCCCTATAATTATTGCAGGTTTAAAACAGCTTGAATATCGTGGTTATGATTCAGCCGGAATAGCATTCCAGGAGAATGGCAAACATTTTATTGCCAAGACAGCCGGTTCAGTCGCAGATCTGGAAAATAAAATTGGCGACCACTTTCAGAAAGTTACGGTCGGGATCGGACATACCCGTTGGGCAACGCATGGCCGCCCTACTGATGAAAATGCACACCCGCACTGCGATTGTTCTGATGAAATTGCCATAATTCATAACGGTATTATTGAAAATTACCGGCCGATCCGCCAGCACTTGATTGAAGAAAGAGGCCATAAATTTCGTTCGGAGACTGATACAGAAGTTATAGCTCATCTAATTGAAGAATATTATGATGGCGATTTACTTGAAGCTGTTCGCCGGGCCATGGCTGATCTTAAAGGTTCATATGGCCTGGTAGTTACTTCATGCCGGGAGCCGGGGCGAATTGTCTGCGCCCGACAGGATAGCCCTCTGGTTATCGGACTTGGTGATGGCGAAAACTTTGTTGCCTCAGATATACCCGCTTTTTTAGCGCATACCCGCCGGGCAAAAGTCCTGGAAGACGGTGAATTTGCCTCGTTAACTGCTGAAAAGGTAGATATATATGATGCTGAAGGTCAGCTGGTCGAACGTGAAGTCTTTGAAGTGACCTGGGACATTGAAGCAGCAGAAAAAGGCGGCTATGATCATTTCATGCTAAAAGAGATAATGGAGCAGCCGGGAGCAGTTCGCGAAACCATGCGACAGCGAATCGATTCTTCGTTGAAAAAGGTAGATTTAAGTGAACTTGAATTGAGCAGAGATGAAATAGCAGCTTTAAACAAAATTTATATTATCGCCTGTGGAACAGCTTACCATGCCGGTATTCTCGGAAAATCGATTATTGAGAAGCTGGCCGGTATCTCTGTTGAAGTCGATGTTGCATCCGAATTCCGCTACCGTGAACCACTAATTGAGGAAAATCAGCTGGTGATCGTGATCAGCCAATCGGGAGAAACTGCCGATACGCTGGCTGCCCTGCGTTTGGCCCGTTCTAAAGGGGCCCAGGTCCTGGC is a window from the Bacillota bacterium genome containing:
- the glmM gene encoding phosphoglucosamine mutase, producing the protein MLLGELFGTDGIRGVANRDLTPELAFKIGRIAAWILGREHKNPIFVIGRDTRLSGPMLEGALTAGIASAGGGVHLLGIVSTPAVAYLTKRLNASAGVVISASHNPIEDNGLKIFNGSGYKLPDALEDEIERIYFLGNDELPRPVGNALGQALSDGEAVELYLNHLKESSVPLEEIRLVIDCAHGAVCRIAGELFTSLGAKVKMLHDQPDGSRINIKCGATDTADLRQAVISSGANLGLAFDGDADRLIAVDEKGREVDGDAIMSICAIDLLARGLLNNKMLVTTVMSNGGLEILAERYGFNVIRTSVGDRYVLEKMIEGNFNLGGEQSGHIIFADFATTGDGLLTALQLLKVVQSSQKTLSELAACLERLPQVLVNQKVGTKDGWGENRKIREAIKNVEEKLGKHGRVLVRPSGTEPKIRIMLEAPLPEDKLRDFAESVAQVIAREQS
- the glmS gene encoding glutamine--fructose-6-phosphate transaminase (isomerizing), giving the protein MCGIIGYTGSKFVSPIIIAGLKQLEYRGYDSAGIAFQENGKHFIAKTAGSVADLENKIGDHFQKVTVGIGHTRWATHGRPTDENAHPHCDCSDEIAIIHNGIIENYRPIRQHLIEERGHKFRSETDTEVIAHLIEEYYDGDLLEAVRRAMADLKGSYGLVVTSCREPGRIVCARQDSPLVIGLGDGENFVASDIPAFLAHTRRAKVLEDGEFASLTAEKVDIYDAEGQLVEREVFEVTWDIEAAEKGGYDHFMLKEIMEQPGAVRETMRQRIDSSLKKVDLSELELSRDEIAALNKIYIIACGTAYHAGILGKSIIEKLAGISVEVDVASEFRYREPLIEENQLVIVISQSGETADTLAALRLARSKGAQVLAITNVVGSTVSREADKLLYTWAGPEIAVASTKAYLTQLVALYMIAIYMGEIRGSLSSDLAGELTADLLELPGQIKTVLSEESMEKLKDYCKHLARWESAFFVGRGLDYPVAMEGALKLKEISYIHAEAYAAGELKHGPLALIVEGIPVIALATQKKVLDKVLSNIQEVKARGGAVFAITQKGFDDVVRQVDTGFYLPPINDLLAPVLSVIPTQLIAYYAAVARGSSVDKPRNLAKSVTVE